The genomic segment ATGGGTGAGAAGGgacacagagaggaagagaggaaagtccagaggaagagaggaaagttCATCTGTAATAGTTTAGGTGGATGGGTAAGGGAAAAAGGTAAGTGGAGATTTTTTCTCGTCTTCTTATTTcaagtatatatacatactgtaAACAGTATcatattattatcataataatataaaaataacattgtcCACTTAGTGGAGTTAGGCATGAGGTAGATAGACGAGAGGACATTAGGGAGTTTGCCGGCAGGCTTATGACGGAGTGCCGAGCTGGGACGAACAGAAGGCAGGGAGGAGAGGATCAGACAGAGGAAAGGTGCAGGCAGGCAAGGAAGGCAGGCAGTTTAAATGATGCCGTATTTGGCCAAGTCGCTGAGCTCCATGTCGCCGAAGGCTTCCCATGGGCACACCACTGTGATGTCTGTGCCAAGACCCTCCATGCCAGGGATATCGTCACCGAAGCTGGAAGAAGAGGGAACACAGACATCAGAGGCTGCAGTCTGATTTGACTGTGTGCATCGAAGagataaacagaaacagaattGTAAATGGGATTTTTACCCCTTCTGGCCTGGTTTGGGGGCCTTGCTTTTGAATGTACGAGTCTGCCTCTGCTTGAACTTGGGTGGTCCCTTCTTGGGTGTTGTGGGGCCAGTGGCGCCACCGGGGGCCAGGGCGCTTCCTGCAGGTGGACTTGCGTTCATTTCTACTGAGTTTCTGCtgtgaaaaagagaagaaatttaAGAAAACGTGCCCTCTTCTCCTCCTGTGGCTTCTTCTGCCTTCTGCTTTGCTGCTTTAATCCTGCTTTCATCCAGCTCTTAATGCCAATCAGTGGAGATTATGCAGATTAGGTTAAACAGCCAGATTAGCTCTAATCCCATTGCAATCCTCGACTGACTAATTGCCCTTTCACATGTGCAGCAAGAAAACAACCTTCATTCTTGACCTCAAACTTTTCCATCAGCTCTCCAGCTCCAACCGGGGGGTGGATATGTATGCAGCTAGGATACCAAACTTTAAATTGACTGGATTATTCAGGACTGAGGTCAGTTGATCAGTTAAATCtacttttttttggggggggggggtttgatTAGTCATTGTTAGTCTCTTGCTAATCAACTGAGGCTACAACTGTCAGTAAGTGTTAATGTATGCCACTGCCAATctctagaaaaacaaaaaaataatcccTGTCTGTTCCACTTATCACCTTAAACCAGATCTTAAGCAGTGTCCTGCCTAAGCCTACATCTCACCCCTGTTCCGCTGACTGCTGACACTGCTAATCCTGTTAGGCTACTTTGTGAAAAACACTGCTTTGGCCCATTATGTAACTCGTAAACATATGCACCTcctgcatcagcagcagcagatctgGGCCACTAGAGTTTTTTCCTGAGTACATGATTCCTCTGGCAGGCTGCACTGAAGTGATGCTGTCCAACAGGTTATTAGCCATCTGTCTGCCATGACTGTTGCTCCCACAGTCAATCGGCTTTTCTCTAAGCACTGGAAAATCCATGCACATGTGCCCTGTCTTTGGCTTTTTAGCAATGTctttttgcatttgcatttccTCATTAGCTAAGGTTTTATTCTTGATTCCAGATCATTGCCTCCTTCTCATGAGATGCTAGTTTAATGATACTGTTATAATTCCCTaactccttttttcttttctacagaggctttttttattttttaagttaatggacagactgtttttgtccctcattcattcataaagtTCTTCCTTGCATTAGTGTATAGCAGAAATTAACAACTATGGACATCTTGGGCCAACATcatgcaagttttagatgttttcctgctgcaacacacctgactaaaattaATGGGTCTTCAAAAGCCTTgtgtagaacttgacaacaagctgctggagaaccctttgatttgaatcaggtttgtTGCATTAGGTAATTCTCTAAAACCTGTTGAATAgtggcccaagaggtccagagcTGGTGACCCCTGGTGTGTAATTTTGGTTTTAACAGTTGtagttaaacacacacagttgcTGAACAAAAACCACCCTTACCCAAATTCTTTGTATTATTTTGGAATTAATCCAAAGCAGCTATCACTGTTCCTGATCTATACACCACTGTAAACATAGGCTAGTTTAACAGAAGCTAGTAATAGATGAAAAGTCAGACTTCTTGAGTCAGTGCTAGTCAAGTCAGCAGAAGCGTTGGTTCCTACCTGTTAGAGTTTTCTGCGAGGCTTCTCCTTAGAGCTCCTTGTGTCTTCTCCTTCAGCTTGCCCACATTCTGCTTTTATACCTCCATCTCTAATCCCCACGTCCTCTTCTTTTCCAGTCACATGGTCACTGGTAAAGGTCAGCCAAACCAGCTTCCTCTGCCTCCCTCCCCTCTCGTCAGTGCCCTTGTTATCATTATCCCACCGTTGCCCTCCCGCCGAGCCATGTTACAGAAGGAGAGCAGGCGACCCATTAGACTATGTCAGAGATCACTCTGGAAAGATTT from the Melanotaenia boesemani isolate fMelBoe1 chromosome 2, fMelBoe1.pri, whole genome shotgun sequence genome contains:
- the LOC121631000 gene encoding retinal cone rhodopsin-sensitive cGMP 3',5'-cyclic phosphodiesterase subunit gamma-like, whose translation is MNASPPAGSALAPGGATGPTTPKKGPPKFKQRQTRTFKSKAPKPGQKGFGDDIPGMEGLGTDITVVCPWEAFGDMELSDLAKYGII